In Lutra lutra chromosome 5, mLutLut1.2, whole genome shotgun sequence, a single genomic region encodes these proteins:
- the LOC125100757 gene encoding E3 ubiquitin-protein ligase RNF4, translating to MSTRKRRGGTVNSRQAQKRTREAASTPEMALEAEPIELVESAGDEIVDLTCESLEPVVVDLTHNDSVVIVDERRRPRRNARRPRQEHADSCVVSSDDEELSRDRDVYVTTHTPRNTREEAATGLRPSGTVSCPICMDGYSEIVQNGRLIVSTECGHVFCSQCLRDSLKNANTCPTCRKKINHKRYHPIYI from the coding sequence ATGAGTACTAGAAAGCGTCGTGGTGGCACAGTAAATTCTAGACAAGCCCAGAAGCGAACTCGGGAAGCAGCCTCCACCCCTGAGATGGCCTTGGAAGCAGAACCCATAGAACTTGTGGAAAGTGCCGGAGACGAAATAGTGGATCTCACCTGTGAATCATTAGAGCCTGTGGTTGTTGACCTGACTCATAATGACTCTGTTGTGATTGTTGACGAACGGAGGCGGCCAAGGAGGAATGCGAGGCGGCCACGCCAGGAGCACGCTGACAGCTGTGTGGTGAGCAGTGATGACGAGGAGCTGTCCAGGGACAGAGACGTGTACGTGACCACCCATACTCCCCGAAATACCAGAGAGGAGGCAGCCACAGGACTCAGGCCCTCTGGTACTGTCAGTTGTCCGATCTGCATGGACGGGTACTCTGAGATTGTGCAGAATGGACGTCTCATTGTTTCTACAGAATGTGGCCACGTCTTTTGTAGCCAGTGCCTCCGTGATTCCCTCAAGAATGCTAACACTTGCCCAACTTGCAGGAAAAAGATCAACCACAAACGATACCACcccatatatatatga